A window of Rhododendron vialii isolate Sample 1 chromosome 13a, ASM3025357v1 contains these coding sequences:
- the LOC131314888 gene encoding uncharacterized protein LOC131314888 has protein sequence MLAVGRDSNNQIYLIAMAVVKSELKDSWTWFLELLTDVIGKPKDKGWIFIFDRQKRLTESMDLLFPGVEHRYHMRHMYSNFQKVHKGKELKDLIWGQQVLTLDLSFVQR, from the exons ATGCTTGCTGTTGGGAGAGATAGTAACAACCAAATATACCTCATTGCAATGGCAGTTGTGAAATCTGAGCTGAAGGACAGTTGGACTTGGTTTCTTGAACTTCTCACAGATGTCATTGGCAAGCCCAAGGATAAAggatggatttttatttttgatagaCAAAAG AGACTTACAGAGTCTATGGATCTGTTATTCCCTGGTGTGGAGCACAGGTATCACATGAGACATATGTACTCCAACTTCCAGAAAGTGCATAAAGGGAAGGAGTTGAAGGACCTTATATGGGGGCAGCAAGTGCTTACACTGGACCTAAGTTTCGTGCAAAGATGA
- the LOC131313656 gene encoding MYB-like transcription factor ETC1, with protein sequence MAESEHSSSVETSVNSQEESSTTSKEEPELAFSQDEETLVIRMYNLVGERWSLIAGRIPGRTAEQIEKYWNSRYATSR encoded by the exons ATGGCTGAATCAGAACACTCTTCTTCTGTCGAGACTTCTGTTAACTCACAag AGGAAAGTAGTACTACTAGTAAAGAAGAACCCGAGCTGGCTTTCTCCCAAGACGAGGAAACACTGGTTATAAGAATGTATAATTTGGTCGGAGAGAG GTGGTCTCTAATTGCTGGGAGGATTCCTGGAAGAACAGCCGAGCAAATCGAGAAGTACTGGAATTCTAGATACGCAACAAGTCGATGA